A window of the Lagenorhynchus albirostris chromosome 1, mLagAlb1.1, whole genome shotgun sequence genome harbors these coding sequences:
- the PLEKHG3 gene encoding pleckstrin homology domain-containing family G member 3 isoform X9: MPVSASLHQDGSQERPVSLTSTTSSSGSSRDSRGAMEEPSGSEASAKNGAGSPRGRRLPSNNSSSWLSMRGPLSPFNSRASVAPAHKLSYVGRVVREIVETERTYVQDLRSIVEDYLLKIIDTPGLLNPEQVSALFGNIESIYALNSQLLRDLDSCNSDPVAVASCFVERSQEFDIYTQYCNNYPNSVAALTECMQDKQQAKFFRDRQELLQHSLPLGSYLLKPVQRILKYHLLLQEIAKHFDEEEDGFEVVEDAIDTMTCVAWYINDMKRRHEHAVRLQEIQSLLINWKGPDLTTYGELVLEGTFRVHRVRNEKTFFLFDKALLITKKRGDHFVYKGHIPCSSLMLIESTRESPCFTVTHYKHSKQQYNIQAKTVEEKRSWTHHIKRLILENHHTTIPQKAKEAILEMDSYYPNRYRHSPERLKKASQDEASTHVHQGRRQSEPGQLLYNRATLPSRQRGFTVPGLKGHRKSEPSRHLLRQHSEKARAAGMKHAGSVGMLLDFEQPPCARGLQSEAEGAAREEEEEEEQAFQVSLEDLAGHEGREQGAGPEPPGEEEEEEEEEESLAVAEQVADFASSLLAALHCWHYRANALLFSRGAMGKGHREPEDPKSCRRPSSRSPTTAEKCLSFESVSSLPEVEPDPGSGTEQEESAATEGPRTEEMPSDTEAPEVLEMQLDTHQLLLGLDPPGDVVDFMVADSTEDPKVLSSEDEEEEVGAAHEPESLLPPSVLDQASVIAERFVSSFSRRSSLALEDGKASGFGTPRLTSRSSSVVSLEDSEKGLARRGSTTDPLGSQLPPEADISVGVAAESDPSVNGTETQSPGCPAEPDRPSCTKESKLSSRDRLLLDKIKSYYESAEHHDAGFSVRRRESLSFIPKGLVRNSVSRINSLPRPDPEPVAPPGHKRQVGSRAASWALFDYPGPGQAHAGDPAPITDAEFRPSSEIVKIWEEVESPEGSPGKGPGQGQANSFDLHEPLFILEERELGAITEESAAASPERASPTEPPSPAHLARELKELVKELSSGTQGELVTPLHPRILQLSHVMDSHVSERVKSKVYQLARQYSLRIKSKSVTARPPQPWEKVAATTPYLQPEAGAPSAGRGVQAARCLLTGKRKPVLSLFNHEQPTAQEHSPPKSGSAREVSPRRFSFSSLATSPRTTSPGAWHIPRSPLSPLDTETFNWPDVRELCSKYASQDEALQAKGSRPRNLPVNRSHSLPENMMQPQPPLSGKVGRCCSLNARRAPAGPGVAQPQPLAGSSPSAPDGGEALYVTADLTLEDSRRMVIMEKGPLSGPNAGLEAASGQGPSSPAAQAGQGLAFQECAEYRPKEEGPRDPADPSQQGRVRSLREKFQALNSTG, from the exons ATGCCCGTCTCTGCCTCGCTCCACCAAGATGGCAGCCAGGAGCGGCCCGTGAGCCtgacctccaccacctcctcgtCAGGCTCCTCCCGTGACAGCCGCGGGGCCATGGAGGAGCCCAGCGGCTCCGAGGCTTCGGCCAAGAACGGGGCCGGCTCCCCGCGCGGCCGGCGTCTCCCCAGCAACAATTCCAGCAGCTGGCTGAGCATGAGGGGCCCCCTGTCCCCTTTCAACAGCCGGGCGTCGGTAGCGCCTGCGCACAAGCTCAGCTACGTGGGTCGAGTAGTGCGGGAAATCGTGGAAACGGAGCGCACGTACGTGCAGGACCTGCGCAGCATCGTAGAG GACTACCTCTTGAAGATCATTGACACGCCTGGGCTGCTGAACCCGGAGCAAGTCAGTGCCCTTTTTGGGAACATAGAAAGCATCTACGCACTGAACAG CCAGCTACTCAGAGACCTGGACAGCTGCAATAGTGACCCGGTGGCTGTGGCCAGCTGCTTTGTGGAAAGG AGCCAAGAGTTTGATATCTACACCCAGTATTGCAACAACTACCCCAA CTCAGTGGCCGCCCTCACCGAGTGCATGCAGGACAAGCAGCAGGCCAAGTTCTTTCGGGACCGGCAGGAGCTGCTGCAGCACTCACTGCCCTTGGGTTCCTACCTCCTAAAGCCAGTCCAGCGCATCCTCAAGTACCACCTGCTACTCCAG GAAATCGCCAAACATTTTGATGAAGAAGAGGACGGCTTTGAGGTGGTAGAGGATGCCATTGACACCATGACTTGCGTGGCCTGGTACATCAACGACATGAAGAGGAGACATGAGCACGCAGTCCGGCTCCAG GAGATTCAGTCTCTGCTCATCAACTGGAAGGGGCCAGACCTGACCACCTATGGGGAGCTCGTCCTGGAGGGCACATTCCGCGTACACCGTGTGCGCAACGAGAAGACCTTTTTCCTCTTTGACAAAGCACTGCTCATCACCAAGAAgcggggagatcactttgtctaCAAGGGTCACATCCCG tgCTCCTCCCTGATGCTGATCGAGAGCACCAGAGAATCCCCGTGCTTCACCGTCACACACTACAAGCACAGCAAGCAGCAGTACAACATCCAG GCCAAAACTGTGGAGGAGAAACGGAGCTGGACTCACCACATCAAGAGGCTCATCTTGGAGAACCACCACACCACCATCCCCCAGAAG GCCAAAGAAGCCATCCTGGAAATGGATTCCTATT ATCCCAATCGGTACCGCCACAGCCCAGAGCGCCTGAAGAAGGCCTCCCAGGATGAGGCGTCCACCCATGTGCACCAGGGGCGCCGGCAGTCTG AGCCTGGTCAGCTCCTGTACAACCGGGCAACACTCCCCAGCAGGCAGCGAGGCTTCACGGTGCCAGGCCTTAAGGGCCATAGAAAGTCGG AGCCATCCAGACATCTGCTCAGGCAACACAGCGAGAAAG CCAGAGCAGCAGGAATGAAG CATGCGGGCAGTGTTGGCATGCTCCTGGACTTTGAACAGCCCCCCTGTGCTCGGGGCCTGCAGTCGGAGGCTGAAGGGGCTGcccgggaggaggaggaggaggaagaacaggCCTTTCAGGTGTCCCTGGAGGACCTGGCAGGGCATGAAGGCCGCGAGCAGGGGGCTGGGCCAGAGCCCCCaggcgaggaggaggaggaggaggaggaggaggagagcctGGCAGTGGCGGAGCAGGTAGCCGACTTTGCCAGCTCCCTGCTGGCCGCCCTCCACTGCTGGCACTATCGGGCCAACGCTCTACTTTTCTCCCGGGGCGCTATG GGGAAGGGGCACAGGGAGCCCGAAGACCCCAAGAGCTGCCGAAGGCCCAGCAGCCGATCTCCAACCACCGCTGAGAAGTGCCTGAGCTTTGAGTCTGTGTCTTCCCTGCCGGAG GTTGAGCCAGACCCTGGGTCTGGGACAGAGCAGGAGGAGTCTGCTGCCACGGAAGGTCCCAGGACCGAGGAGATGCCCTCAGACACAGAGGCCCCAGAAGTCCTAGAAATGCAGCTTGACACCCACCAGCTGCTGCTGGGACTGGACCCCCCGGGTGACGTGGTGGACTTCATGGTGGCCGACAGCACCGAGGACCCGAAGGTCCTGAGCAgtgaggacgaggaggaggaggtgggggccgCCCACGAGCCCGAgagcctcctgcctccctctgtgCTGGACCAGGCCAGCGTCATCGCCGAGCGGTTCGTCAGCAGCTTCTCTCGGCGGAGCAGCCTGGCGCTGGAGGACGGCAAGGCCAGCGGCTTCGGGACCCCGAGGCTGACCAGCCGGAGCAGCAGTGTGGTCAGCCTAGAGGACAGTGAGAAGGGCCTGGCCCGACGAGGGAGCACCACAGACCCCCTGGGCTCTCAGCTCCCTCCAGAAGCGGACATCAGTGTGGGGGTGGCCGCAGAGAGTGACCCTTCTGTCAACGGGACAGAGACCCAGAGCCCAGGCTGCCCAGCGGAGCCAGACAGGCCTTCCTGCACGAAGGAATCGAAGCTTTCTTCCCGAGACCGGCTGTTGTTGGACAAAATCAAGAGCTACTATGAAAGTGCAGAGCACCACGACGCAGGCTTCAGTGTCCGGCGCCGGGAGAGCCTCTCCTTCATCCCCAAAGGACTGGTGAGAAACTCAGTCTCCAGAATCAACAGCCTTCCCAGGCCAGACCCGGAGCCAGTGGCTCCGCCGGGGCATAAGAGACAGGTGGGTTCGCGGGCAGCCTCGTGGGCCCTCTTTGACTACCCAGGACCAGGCCAGGCTCATGCTGGGGACCCAGCTCCCATCACAGATGCTGAGTTCCGCCCGTCTTCGGAAATTGTGAAGATCTGGGAGGAAGTGGAGTCTCCTGAGGGCAGCCCTGGGAAGGGACCAGGCCAAGGCCAGGCCAATAGCTTTGACCTGCATGAGCCCCTCTTCATCCTGGAGGAGCGTGAGCTGGGGGCCATCACTGAGGAGTCGGCTGCTGCCTCGCCGGAGCGTGCCTCCCCCACTGAGCCCCCCAGCCCGGCCCACCTGGCCCGGGAGCTGAAGGAGCTGGTGAAGGAGCTGAGCAGCGGCACCCAGGGGGAGCTGGTGACCCCACTACATCCCCGCATCCTGCAGCTCTCCCATGTGATGGACAGCCATGTGAGCGAGCGAGTCAAGAGCAAGGTCTACCAGCTGGCTCGCCAGTACAGCCTCCGGATCAAGAGCAAGTCGGTGACGGCCAGGCCACCGCAGCCGTGGGAAAAGGTGGCTGCCACCACCCCCTACCTGCAGCCGGAGGCTGGAGCACCATCTGCTGGCAGAG GGGTTCAGGCGGCTCGCTGTCTCCTCACAGGTAAGAGGAAACCGGTGCTGTCTCTCTTCAACCACGAGCAGCCCACGGCCCAGGAACACAGCCCACCCAAGTCCGGCTCTGCCAGGGAGGTATCGCCACGGCGTTTCTCCTTCAGCTCCTTGGCCACCAGCCCGAGGACCACCTCGCCTGGGGCCTGGCACATCCCCCGAAGCCCCCTCAGCCCCTTGGACACCGAGACTTTCAACTGGCCCGACGTCCGAGAGCTCTGCTCCAAATATGCCTCCCAGGACGAGGCGCTCCAGGCCAAGGGCAGCCGGCCGCGCAACCTGCCCGTCAACCGGAGCCACTCGCTGCCGGAGAACATGATGCAGCCGCAGCCGCCCCTGTCGGGGAAGGTGGGCCGCTGCTGCAGCCTGAACGCCAGGAGGGCTCCGGCAGGCCCAGGGGTCGCCCAGCCTCAGCCTCTGGCGGGGTCATCCCCAAGTGCGCCGGACGGAGGGGAGGCCCTGTACGTCACCGCAGACCTTACACTGGAGGACAGCCGGCGGATGGTCATCATGGAGAAGGGGCCCCTGTCCGGCCCCAACGCGGGACTGGAGGCAGCCAGCGGGCAGGGACCGAGCTCACCAGCAGCCCAGGCGGGGCAGGGCCTGGCGTTCCAGGAGTGTGCAGAGTATCGGCCTAAAGAAGAGGGTCCCAGGGACCCGGCGGACCCAAGCCAGCAGGGCAGAGTGAGGAGCCTGCGGGAGAAATTCCAGGCCTTGAACTCCACAGGTTGA
- the PLEKHG3 gene encoding pleckstrin homology domain-containing family G member 3 isoform X14, protein MPVSASLHQDGSQERPVSLTSTTSSSGSSRDSRGAMEEPSGSEASAKNGAGSPRGRRLPSNNSSSWLSMRGPLSPFNSRASVAPAHKLSYVGRVVREIVETERTYVQDLRSIVEDYLLKIIDTPGLLNPEQVSALFGNIESIYALNSQLLRDLDSCNSDPVAVASCFVERSQEFDIYTQYCNNYPNSVAALTECMQDKQQAKFFRDRQELLQHSLPLGSYLLKPVQRILKYHLLLQEIAKHFDEEEDGFEVVEDAIDTMTCVAWYINDMKRRHEHAVRLQEIQSLLINWKGPDLTTYGELVLEGTFRVHRVRNEKTFFLFDKALLITKKRGDHFVYKGHIPCSSLMLIESTRESPCFTVTHYKHSKQQYNIQAKTVEEKRSWTHHIKRLILENHHTTIPQKAKEAILEMDSYYPNRYRHSPERLKKASQDEASTHVHQGRRQSEPGQLLYNRATLPSRQRGFTVPGLKGHRKSEPSRHLLRQHSEKARAAGMKGKGHREPEDPKSCRRPSSRSPTTAEKCLSFESVSSLPEVEPDPGSGTEQEESAATEGPRTEEMPSDTEAPEVLEMQLDTHQLLLGLDPPGDVVDFMVADSTEDPKVLSSEDEEEEVGAAHEPESLLPPSVLDQASVIAERFVSSFSRRSSLALEDGKASGFGTPRLTSRSSSVVSLEDSEKGLARRGSTTDPLGSQLPPEADISVGVAAESDPSVNGTETQSPGCPAEPDRPSCTKESKLSSRDRLLLDKIKSYYESAEHHDAGFSVRRRESLSFIPKGLVRNSVSRINSLPRPDPEPVAPPGHKRQVGSRAASWALFDYPGPGQAHAGDPAPITDAEFRPSSEIVKIWEEVESPEGSPGKGPGQGQANSFDLHEPLFILEERELGAITEESAAASPERASPTEPPSPAHLARELKELVKELSSGTQGELVTPLHPRILQLSHVMDSHVSERVKSKVYQLARQYSLRIKSKSVTARPPQPWEKVAATTPYLQPEAGAPSAGRGKRKPVLSLFNHEQPTAQEHSPPKSGSAREVSPRRFSFSSLATSPRTTSPGAWHIPRSPLSPLDTETFNWPDVRELCSKYASQDEALQAKGSRPRNLPVNRSHSLPENMMQPQPPLSGKVGRCCSLNARRAPAGPGVAQPQPLAGSSPSAPDGGEALYVTADLTLEDSRRMVIMEKGPLSGPNAGLEAASGQGPSSPAAQAGQGLAFQECAEYRPKEEGPRDPADPSQQGRVRSLREKFQALNSTG, encoded by the exons ATGCCCGTCTCTGCCTCGCTCCACCAAGATGGCAGCCAGGAGCGGCCCGTGAGCCtgacctccaccacctcctcgtCAGGCTCCTCCCGTGACAGCCGCGGGGCCATGGAGGAGCCCAGCGGCTCCGAGGCTTCGGCCAAGAACGGGGCCGGCTCCCCGCGCGGCCGGCGTCTCCCCAGCAACAATTCCAGCAGCTGGCTGAGCATGAGGGGCCCCCTGTCCCCTTTCAACAGCCGGGCGTCGGTAGCGCCTGCGCACAAGCTCAGCTACGTGGGTCGAGTAGTGCGGGAAATCGTGGAAACGGAGCGCACGTACGTGCAGGACCTGCGCAGCATCGTAGAG GACTACCTCTTGAAGATCATTGACACGCCTGGGCTGCTGAACCCGGAGCAAGTCAGTGCCCTTTTTGGGAACATAGAAAGCATCTACGCACTGAACAG CCAGCTACTCAGAGACCTGGACAGCTGCAATAGTGACCCGGTGGCTGTGGCCAGCTGCTTTGTGGAAAGG AGCCAAGAGTTTGATATCTACACCCAGTATTGCAACAACTACCCCAA CTCAGTGGCCGCCCTCACCGAGTGCATGCAGGACAAGCAGCAGGCCAAGTTCTTTCGGGACCGGCAGGAGCTGCTGCAGCACTCACTGCCCTTGGGTTCCTACCTCCTAAAGCCAGTCCAGCGCATCCTCAAGTACCACCTGCTACTCCAG GAAATCGCCAAACATTTTGATGAAGAAGAGGACGGCTTTGAGGTGGTAGAGGATGCCATTGACACCATGACTTGCGTGGCCTGGTACATCAACGACATGAAGAGGAGACATGAGCACGCAGTCCGGCTCCAG GAGATTCAGTCTCTGCTCATCAACTGGAAGGGGCCAGACCTGACCACCTATGGGGAGCTCGTCCTGGAGGGCACATTCCGCGTACACCGTGTGCGCAACGAGAAGACCTTTTTCCTCTTTGACAAAGCACTGCTCATCACCAAGAAgcggggagatcactttgtctaCAAGGGTCACATCCCG tgCTCCTCCCTGATGCTGATCGAGAGCACCAGAGAATCCCCGTGCTTCACCGTCACACACTACAAGCACAGCAAGCAGCAGTACAACATCCAG GCCAAAACTGTGGAGGAGAAACGGAGCTGGACTCACCACATCAAGAGGCTCATCTTGGAGAACCACCACACCACCATCCCCCAGAAG GCCAAAGAAGCCATCCTGGAAATGGATTCCTATT ATCCCAATCGGTACCGCCACAGCCCAGAGCGCCTGAAGAAGGCCTCCCAGGATGAGGCGTCCACCCATGTGCACCAGGGGCGCCGGCAGTCTG AGCCTGGTCAGCTCCTGTACAACCGGGCAACACTCCCCAGCAGGCAGCGAGGCTTCACGGTGCCAGGCCTTAAGGGCCATAGAAAGTCGG AGCCATCCAGACATCTGCTCAGGCAACACAGCGAGAAAG CCAGAGCAGCAGGAATGAAG GGGAAGGGGCACAGGGAGCCCGAAGACCCCAAGAGCTGCCGAAGGCCCAGCAGCCGATCTCCAACCACCGCTGAGAAGTGCCTGAGCTTTGAGTCTGTGTCTTCCCTGCCGGAG GTTGAGCCAGACCCTGGGTCTGGGACAGAGCAGGAGGAGTCTGCTGCCACGGAAGGTCCCAGGACCGAGGAGATGCCCTCAGACACAGAGGCCCCAGAAGTCCTAGAAATGCAGCTTGACACCCACCAGCTGCTGCTGGGACTGGACCCCCCGGGTGACGTGGTGGACTTCATGGTGGCCGACAGCACCGAGGACCCGAAGGTCCTGAGCAgtgaggacgaggaggaggaggtgggggccgCCCACGAGCCCGAgagcctcctgcctccctctgtgCTGGACCAGGCCAGCGTCATCGCCGAGCGGTTCGTCAGCAGCTTCTCTCGGCGGAGCAGCCTGGCGCTGGAGGACGGCAAGGCCAGCGGCTTCGGGACCCCGAGGCTGACCAGCCGGAGCAGCAGTGTGGTCAGCCTAGAGGACAGTGAGAAGGGCCTGGCCCGACGAGGGAGCACCACAGACCCCCTGGGCTCTCAGCTCCCTCCAGAAGCGGACATCAGTGTGGGGGTGGCCGCAGAGAGTGACCCTTCTGTCAACGGGACAGAGACCCAGAGCCCAGGCTGCCCAGCGGAGCCAGACAGGCCTTCCTGCACGAAGGAATCGAAGCTTTCTTCCCGAGACCGGCTGTTGTTGGACAAAATCAAGAGCTACTATGAAAGTGCAGAGCACCACGACGCAGGCTTCAGTGTCCGGCGCCGGGAGAGCCTCTCCTTCATCCCCAAAGGACTGGTGAGAAACTCAGTCTCCAGAATCAACAGCCTTCCCAGGCCAGACCCGGAGCCAGTGGCTCCGCCGGGGCATAAGAGACAGGTGGGTTCGCGGGCAGCCTCGTGGGCCCTCTTTGACTACCCAGGACCAGGCCAGGCTCATGCTGGGGACCCAGCTCCCATCACAGATGCTGAGTTCCGCCCGTCTTCGGAAATTGTGAAGATCTGGGAGGAAGTGGAGTCTCCTGAGGGCAGCCCTGGGAAGGGACCAGGCCAAGGCCAGGCCAATAGCTTTGACCTGCATGAGCCCCTCTTCATCCTGGAGGAGCGTGAGCTGGGGGCCATCACTGAGGAGTCGGCTGCTGCCTCGCCGGAGCGTGCCTCCCCCACTGAGCCCCCCAGCCCGGCCCACCTGGCCCGGGAGCTGAAGGAGCTGGTGAAGGAGCTGAGCAGCGGCACCCAGGGGGAGCTGGTGACCCCACTACATCCCCGCATCCTGCAGCTCTCCCATGTGATGGACAGCCATGTGAGCGAGCGAGTCAAGAGCAAGGTCTACCAGCTGGCTCGCCAGTACAGCCTCCGGATCAAGAGCAAGTCGGTGACGGCCAGGCCACCGCAGCCGTGGGAAAAGGTGGCTGCCACCACCCCCTACCTGCAGCCGGAGGCTGGAGCACCATCTGCTGGCAGAG GTAAGAGGAAACCGGTGCTGTCTCTCTTCAACCACGAGCAGCCCACGGCCCAGGAACACAGCCCACCCAAGTCCGGCTCTGCCAGGGAGGTATCGCCACGGCGTTTCTCCTTCAGCTCCTTGGCCACCAGCCCGAGGACCACCTCGCCTGGGGCCTGGCACATCCCCCGAAGCCCCCTCAGCCCCTTGGACACCGAGACTTTCAACTGGCCCGACGTCCGAGAGCTCTGCTCCAAATATGCCTCCCAGGACGAGGCGCTCCAGGCCAAGGGCAGCCGGCCGCGCAACCTGCCCGTCAACCGGAGCCACTCGCTGCCGGAGAACATGATGCAGCCGCAGCCGCCCCTGTCGGGGAAGGTGGGCCGCTGCTGCAGCCTGAACGCCAGGAGGGCTCCGGCAGGCCCAGGGGTCGCCCAGCCTCAGCCTCTGGCGGGGTCATCCCCAAGTGCGCCGGACGGAGGGGAGGCCCTGTACGTCACCGCAGACCTTACACTGGAGGACAGCCGGCGGATGGTCATCATGGAGAAGGGGCCCCTGTCCGGCCCCAACGCGGGACTGGAGGCAGCCAGCGGGCAGGGACCGAGCTCACCAGCAGCCCAGGCGGGGCAGGGCCTGGCGTTCCAGGAGTGTGCAGAGTATCGGCCTAAAGAAGAGGGTCCCAGGGACCCGGCGGACCCAAGCCAGCAGGGCAGAGTGAGGAGCCTGCGGGAGAAATTCCAGGCCTTGAACTCCACAGGTTGA